In Candidatus Desulfofervidus auxilii, one genomic interval encodes:
- the lptB gene encoding LPS export ABC transporter ATP-binding protein, translated as MKHVLRVNNLTKTYHGKRIVDNLSLSVQSGEIVGLLGPNGAGKTTTFYMIIGIINPEKGKVYLDDEDITSQPMYIRARKGLNYLPQEASVFRKMSVEENILAILETLGISPEQMKEKLQSLLKELCLEPLAKNRASTLSGGERRRLEITRALVTSPIFMILDEPFAGIDPIAVSEIKEIVCRLKSQNIGILISDHNVRETLRICDRAYILNKGKILEAGTPLEIANSALAKEFYLGADFTL; from the coding sequence ATGAAGCATGTTTTAAGAGTAAACAATTTGACCAAGACATATCATGGAAAAAGAATAGTTGATAATCTATCTCTTTCGGTTCAATCAGGAGAAATTGTAGGCCTATTAGGACCTAATGGTGCGGGAAAGACTACTACTTTTTATATGATTATTGGTATTATTAATCCAGAGAAAGGAAAGGTTTATTTGGATGATGAAGATATTACTTCCCAGCCTATGTATATTAGAGCCAGAAAAGGGCTAAATTATCTCCCGCAAGAGGCCTCTGTGTTTCGCAAAATGAGTGTTGAGGAAAACATTCTGGCTATTTTAGAAACATTGGGTATCTCACCTGAACAAATGAAGGAAAAACTACAAAGTTTATTAAAAGAGCTCTGCCTTGAGCCACTAGCCAAAAACCGGGCTTCTACCCTTTCAGGGGGTGAAAGAAGACGTTTGGAGATCACGAGAGCACTGGTTACCTCACCTATTTTTATGATTTTGGATGAACCATTTGCTGGTATTGACCCTATTGCGGTTAGTGAAATTAAAGAAATCGTTTGTCGCCTTAAAAGTCAAAATATAGGCATTCTTATTTCTGACCATAATGTTAGAGAGACATTAAGAATTTGCGACCGGGCATATATTTTAAATAAAGGTAAAATATTAGAAGCTGGGACTCCACTTGAAATTGCAAATAGTGCTTTAGCAAAAGAGTTTTATTTGGGAGCAGATTTTACTCTTTAA
- a CDS encoding LptA/OstA family protein encodes MIAKLVKIILGLIIITSTFCWAEVKPLYIQADTMEAFQNQNLVVFKGNVKASQNGVKLYADLMKVFYTKSQKSNSQKDFGKVVERVEAEGHVVIIQEDRKALGEKAVFYRFPEEKIILTGNARIEDLKNLILGEEITILLKEKKMVIKGTPVKATIYPRTFQQ; translated from the coding sequence ATGATAGCTAAACTGGTTAAAATTATTTTAGGATTGATAATTATTACTTCTACCTTCTGTTGGGCAGAAGTTAAACCATTGTATATTCAAGCAGATACTATGGAGGCCTTTCAAAATCAAAATTTAGTGGTTTTTAAAGGTAATGTGAAAGCCAGCCAAAATGGTGTAAAACTTTATGCAGACTTGATGAAGGTTTTTTATACAAAATCCCAAAAATCCAATTCTCAGAAAGATTTTGGTAAAGTAGTTGAGCGGGTGGAAGCGGAGGGACATGTGGTTATAATACAAGAGGATAGAAAGGCATTAGGAGAAAAAGCTGTTTTTTACCGCTTCCCAGAAGAAAAAATAATTCTTACTGGAAATGCCCGAATAGAAGACCTAAAAAACTTGATTTTAGGAGAAGAAATCACTATTTTATTAAAAGAAAAGAAAATGGTAATAAAAGGAACACCTGTAAAAGCAACAATTTACCCCAGAACTTTTCAACAATGA
- the hpf gene encoding ribosome hibernation-promoting factor, HPF/YfiA family has protein sequence MQISVTFRNISSSESIKNYAEKKIKRLERFLKTNNLEANLVVAVEKFRHISELSLWVDGEKLYGKEEAEDIYAAIDTVVDKIERQISKLKDKRARKIAESGSSLGEESEEIAPKIINTDRFHPKPMDVEEALNQLQLSNEDILVFLNTETNAVCVLHKMKDGNYELIEASV, from the coding sequence ATGCAAATTTCGGTGACCTTTCGGAATATTAGTTCTTCAGAGAGTATTAAAAACTATGCTGAGAAAAAAATAAAACGTTTAGAAAGATTTTTAAAAACCAACAATTTAGAAGCAAATTTAGTAGTAGCAGTAGAAAAGTTTAGACATATTTCTGAATTGAGTTTATGGGTGGATGGGGAAAAACTTTATGGTAAAGAAGAAGCTGAGGATATATATGCCGCTATTGATACCGTAGTAGACAAAATTGAAAGGCAGATTAGCAAACTTAAAGACAAACGAGCAAGGAAGATAGCCGAATCAGGTTCCTCTCTCGGCGAAGAAAGTGAAGAAATAGCTCCAAAAATTATTAATACCGACCGTTTTCACCCAAAACCCATGGATGTGGAAGAGGCTTTAAATCAGTTACAGCTTTCTAATGAAGATATTTTGGTGTTTTTAAATACAGAGACCAATGCTGTATGTGTGCTCCACAAAATGAAAGACGGAAATTATGAGTTGATTGAGGCTAGTGTTTGA
- the lptC gene encoding LPS export ABC transporter periplasmic protein LptC — MKSKFWCFLTIGLVINLVVIIGIYIYTRRPNSPHLRLSSFSHLKKVCYTEVKNGAKSWELVAEQVNMPQGQKVILKTIKTTFFSENNSPIYLTADQGEIDLNTKDIKLEGNVRIWQKDGYVFITSHLDYKNHQNLLFTDAPVKIKGNNILVIAKGMQYFIKENKFVLCQKVKTTFITSNDS; from the coding sequence ATGAAAAGCAAATTTTGGTGTTTTTTAACCATAGGTTTAGTAATAAATTTAGTAGTGATAATAGGAATTTACATATATACACGAAGACCTAACTCCCCTCATTTAAGATTGAGTTCCTTTTCTCACCTGAAGAAGGTTTGTTACACTGAGGTTAAAAATGGCGCCAAATCTTGGGAATTAGTCGCTGAACAAGTGAACATGCCCCAAGGACAAAAGGTAATTTTAAAAACTATAAAAACTACTTTTTTTTCAGAAAATAATTCACCTATTTATCTCACTGCGGATCAAGGTGAAATAGATTTAAATACCAAGGATATAAAATTAGAAGGTAATGTCCGCATCTGGCAGAAAGATGGGTATGTGTTTATTACCTCTCATCTTGATTATAAAAACCACCAAAATCTTCTTTTTACTGATGCTCCAGTAAAGATTAAAGGAAATAATATCTTAGTCATAGCTAAAGGGATGCAGTATTTTATAAAAGAAAATAAGTTTGTTTTATGTCAAAAAGTAAAGACGACATTTATTACTTCAAATGATAGCTAA
- the rpoN gene encoding RNA polymerase factor sigma-54 — MELKQQLHLSQQLIITPQLQQAIKLLQLSRLELLNTIKNEIETNPVLEDDSFQTIESEGKKEEEEEKEEFLRYFWEQYAQDSYLKERGLQEREEHEDTFLENISVKSSSLDEHLLWQLRFAEMTQKEKQIAQFIIGNLNGDGYLVNPLEEIANQTKVDLQEVERVLQKIQEFDPPGIAARDLKECLLLQLKYFKVKNPLVKTIITDYLHFLEKKDLKGIANHLKVPIEKIREAVEIILQLEPKPGRQYSDETVIYIIPDLYVYRVEDNFVIALNEEGFPNLRINNYYVKLMNQNDLPLKAREFIHEKLKSATWLIKSLYQRQRTLYRVATSIFEFQRPFLEKGVGYLRPLVLKDVARALGLHESTVSRVTTNKYVQTPHGLFELKFFFNSGISAVSGDVLAAESIKAKIREIIASEDPSKPYSDQKIASFLRKEGINIARRTVAKYREAIGILPSNQRKCLL, encoded by the coding sequence ATGGAACTTAAACAACAACTTCACCTTTCTCAACAGTTAATAATCACACCTCAATTGCAACAGGCCATTAAGCTCTTACAATTATCTCGATTAGAGTTGCTAAATACCATTAAAAATGAAATAGAGACTAATCCTGTTTTAGAAGATGACAGTTTCCAAACAATAGAATCCGAGGGTAAAAAGGAAGAAGAGGAAGAGAAAGAAGAATTTTTAAGGTATTTTTGGGAACAGTATGCCCAAGATTCATATTTAAAAGAAAGAGGATTGCAAGAGAGAGAAGAGCATGAAGATACCTTTTTGGAAAATATCAGTGTTAAGTCTTCCTCTCTTGATGAGCATCTCCTATGGCAATTGCGATTCGCAGAGATGACTCAAAAGGAAAAACAAATTGCCCAATTTATTATAGGCAACCTTAATGGAGATGGCTATTTGGTAAATCCTTTAGAAGAAATTGCCAATCAAACTAAGGTTGACCTCCAGGAAGTAGAGAGAGTATTACAAAAAATTCAGGAATTTGACCCTCCAGGGATAGCCGCTAGAGATTTAAAGGAGTGTTTATTATTACAACTGAAATATTTTAAGGTCAAAAATCCTTTAGTAAAAACCATAATAACTGATTATCTTCATTTTTTGGAAAAGAAGGATTTAAAAGGTATTGCCAATCACCTCAAAGTCCCTATAGAGAAAATAAGAGAGGCCGTTGAAATTATTCTACAATTAGAGCCCAAGCCAGGTAGACAGTATAGTGATGAAACAGTGATCTATATAATCCCAGACCTTTATGTTTACCGCGTAGAAGATAATTTTGTGATTGCCTTAAACGAAGAAGGATTTCCTAATTTGCGTATTAACAACTATTATGTGAAGCTAATGAATCAAAATGACCTCCCTTTAAAGGCCAGAGAATTTATTCATGAGAAGCTCAAGTCTGCCACTTGGTTGATAAAAAGCCTTTATCAACGCCAAAGAACACTATACAGAGTAGCCACAAGCATTTTTGAATTTCAGAGGCCTTTTCTAGAAAAAGGTGTTGGGTATCTACGTCCTTTAGTTTTGAAAGATGTAGCTAGAGCTCTCGGATTGCATGAATCTACAGTAAGTAGAGTTACTACCAATAAATATGTCCAAACTCCTCATGGTCTTTTTGAGTTAAAGTTTTTCTTTAATTCTGGAATTAGTGCTGTTTCTGGTGACGTATTAGCTGCAGAAAGTATAAAGGCAAAAATTAGAGAAATCATTGCCTCAGAAGATCCTTCAAAACCGTATAGTGACCAAAAGATCGCAAGTTTTTTAAGAAAAGAAGGTATTAATATCGCACGACGGACAGTAGCTAAATATAGGGAGGCTATTGGCATTTTACCATCTAATCAAAGAAAATGTTTACTTTAA